The following coding sequences are from one Arthrobacter sp. PvP023 window:
- a CDS encoding 3-methyladenine DNA glycosylase — MQILKHGRQTVLPADTWKQHEADHQARVRRYADPYLARRSAGRKHPVEDFLFTYYTQKPGQLMRWHPGAGVVLMGAGAAARADWKYYRMLDDGDLAAAGLSPGTTAATVDLTAFLAERKEALQFAEIILRGTASRPAQFGCFGLHEWAMVYHQDKFELRHEYLQLRLGSQGTDRVVEDNRIRCSHFDAFRFYTPDATPLNELTPSRDNQRAMEQPGCLHANMDLYKWAYKLAPALPSELVMDCFELSWRVRAMDMQASPYDLEEWGYPPIPIETAAGKAEYVEHQRAFSMEAQVLRGRLLEALAPLIDQVRGS; from the coding sequence ATGCAGATTTTGAAGCACGGGCGGCAAACGGTGCTGCCGGCGGACACCTGGAAACAGCACGAAGCGGACCACCAGGCCCGGGTCAGGCGCTATGCCGACCCCTACCTTGCCCGCCGCTCCGCCGGCAGGAAACACCCCGTTGAGGATTTCCTCTTCACTTACTACACGCAAAAGCCGGGCCAGCTCATGCGCTGGCACCCGGGTGCCGGAGTGGTCCTTATGGGGGCTGGGGCCGCCGCCCGCGCCGATTGGAAGTATTACCGGATGCTCGACGACGGCGACCTCGCCGCCGCTGGCCTGTCTCCCGGGACCACCGCGGCAACCGTTGACCTCACAGCCTTTCTGGCCGAACGCAAGGAGGCACTGCAGTTCGCCGAAATCATCCTGCGCGGCACGGCATCGCGGCCTGCCCAGTTTGGCTGCTTCGGCCTGCACGAGTGGGCGATGGTGTACCACCAGGACAAGTTTGAGCTGCGCCACGAATACCTGCAGCTGCGCCTCGGGTCACAGGGCACTGACCGTGTGGTGGAGGACAACCGGATCCGGTGCTCGCACTTTGACGCCTTCCGCTTCTACACGCCGGATGCCACGCCCCTGAACGAACTCACTCCGAGCCGGGACAATCAGCGCGCCATGGAGCAGCCGGGGTGCCTGCACGCCAACATGGACCTCTATAAATGGGCGTACAAGCTGGCGCCGGCCCTGCCCAGTGAACTTGTTATGGATTGCTTCGAACTGTCCTGGCGGGTCCGCGCCATGGACATGCAGGCCTCGCCGTACGACCTCGAGGAGTGGGGTTACCCGCCCATCCCGATCGAAACGGCCGCCGGCAAGGCGGAGTACGTTGAACACCAGCGGGCGTTCTCCATGGAGGCGCAGGTGCTGCGGGGGCGGTTGCTCGAGGCCTTGGCACCACTGATCGACCAGGTCCGGGGCAGCTGA
- a CDS encoding MarR family winged helix-turn-helix transcriptional regulator: MNQRSAAAIEASDEDLLLEHQLCFALTVASRSVVGAYKPVLDTLGLTHPQYLVMLCLWESSPRSVRDISDALAQEPATISPLLRRLEAAGYITRGRAAGNERALAVGLTPSGAALRQRATAVPGTMMERLGLTRDQVGALHQAMTDLIAATKAAAERDAAGRDAAGA, encoded by the coding sequence ATGAATCAGCGCTCGGCTGCGGCCATCGAAGCGTCTGACGAAGACCTCCTGCTGGAACACCAGCTCTGCTTCGCCCTGACGGTTGCGTCCCGCAGCGTCGTGGGCGCCTACAAGCCGGTGCTGGACACCCTCGGGCTGACGCACCCGCAGTACCTTGTGATGCTCTGCCTTTGGGAGTCCAGCCCGCGCTCGGTCCGGGACATCAGCGATGCACTGGCCCAGGAGCCGGCCACCATCTCGCCGCTGTTGCGCCGCCTCGAAGCGGCCGGCTACATCACCCGCGGCCGCGCTGCCGGAAACGAGCGGGCCCTTGCCGTCGGGCTCACCCCGAGCGGCGCAGCGCTCCGGCAGCGGGCCACGGCGGTTCCGGGCACCATGATGGAGCGCCTTGGCCTGACCCGCGACCAGGTGGGCGCACTCCACCAGGCAATGACTGACCTGATCGCTGCCACCAAGGCCGCGGCCGAACGCGATGCCGCCGGACGGGACGCCGCCGGCGCCTAG
- a CDS encoding SSI family serine proteinase inhibitor, with the protein MRKAWIHALVLLSVAGLAACSPGGGGGPAPSPSATSSTAGPTATPSPDTETTVPAPSPPPTAAPATSGPGKGNAELAIMVKPSESEAVLNYTLVCKDGVPTAESSHPSAAAACTALKENPAVLSPAPRGTDQACTQQYGGPQEATVTGIVDDSPVDSSFARRDGCEIGLWNAAKDILGSAGGAS; encoded by the coding sequence ATGCGTAAGGCATGGATTCACGCACTCGTTCTGCTATCCGTTGCCGGTCTCGCCGCATGTTCGCCGGGCGGCGGGGGCGGCCCGGCTCCTTCGCCCTCGGCCACTTCGAGCACCGCCGGTCCCACGGCCACGCCGTCGCCTGACACTGAAACAACTGTCCCGGCCCCCTCGCCGCCGCCGACCGCGGCGCCAGCAACGTCCGGTCCGGGCAAGGGAAACGCCGAGCTCGCCATCATGGTCAAGCCGTCGGAATCGGAAGCGGTCCTGAACTACACCCTGGTATGCAAGGACGGCGTTCCGACGGCTGAAAGCAGCCATCCCTCGGCCGCGGCGGCCTGCACCGCGCTGAAGGAGAACCCTGCCGTGCTGAGCCCTGCACCCCGGGGCACGGACCAGGCCTGCACTCAGCAGTACGGCGGCCCGCAGGAGGCCACCGTCACCGGGATCGTGGATGATTCCCCGGTGGATTCGTCCTTTGCCCGCAGGGATGGCTGCGAGATCGGCCTGTGGAATGCGGCCAAGGACATCCTGGGGTCCGCGGGCGGAGCTTCCTAG
- a CDS encoding GNAT family N-acetyltransferase, with the protein MEPPASIITQRLELRLLAQADAAALRGFRGDADAVRYLSHQPLTAGQTDRLLADLLSRAERSTPEWFHFGWAVVLRSTGVVIGDGRTWNTAEPPLPGSLPARCASLGYLLHPDYHGNGYGREAAGALVRWLFTERGTHTVYAGVYEPNTASRRLLEGLGFARDHYFTASQDTHGKALASWRYRLDRTAWTLAGSD; encoded by the coding sequence ATGGAACCGCCCGCCTCCATCATCACGCAACGCTTGGAACTGCGCCTTCTGGCGCAGGCCGACGCCGCCGCACTGCGGGGATTCCGTGGAGACGCAGATGCCGTCCGCTACCTCTCGCACCAGCCACTGACCGCGGGACAAACGGACCGGCTCCTCGCTGATCTGCTGAGCCGCGCGGAACGCTCAACACCCGAGTGGTTCCACTTTGGCTGGGCAGTGGTTCTCCGCTCAACGGGCGTGGTAATCGGCGATGGCCGCACGTGGAACACAGCCGAACCACCGCTGCCGGGTAGCCTGCCGGCCCGCTGCGCCAGCCTCGGCTACCTGCTCCACCCCGACTATCACGGCAATGGATACGGCCGCGAGGCCGCCGGAGCTCTTGTCCGCTGGCTCTTTACTGAACGCGGAACCCACACCGTCTACGCGGGGGTCTACGAACCCAACACTGCCTCACGGCGCCTCCTCGAAGGTCTGGGGTTCGCCCGGGATCACTACTTCACGGCCAGCCAGGACACACACGGCAAAGCGCTGGCATCCTGGCGATACCGCCTGGACCGGACGGCATGGACCCTTGCCGGCAGTGACTAG
- a CDS encoding S8 family serine peptidase, with protein MTYPPVGSRVHSRNPAIRLAAVVALGVSLMIGQGLAAPAWAAADPVAEETPSLDAGRYIVMLKDRPLAAYTGGVEGIPGTAASNGRKLDADSAESRRYSAHLESEQSRLAAAEGVAIDDSYTLAVNGFSAELTAEQANALTKDGIVLAVVKDSQYKIDYSSTEFLGLPGPGGVWAEQFGGDANAGKGTVVGVLDTGYTPGNPFFAGEQVKPLSGAPHVGEPYLSAGNQITMLKADGSTFAGVCQAGDQFAGTECNSKVIGARYYDAAFKAAVPPGLRSPKETYSPVDINNHGSHTASTAAGNSDVSQAVGGRDFGKGSGVAPAAKLAIYKVCWEGVSPATTGCFASSGVEAIEDAIRDGVDVLSYSISGTNNSTVDPVSVAFLNAAAAGIFVAASAGNSGPAASTVNHAAPWMTSVAASTHSSSLRGAVELSSGEKFAGASIMSTEVANAPIALAATLKTADAVDANAALCAPGTLDPAKTAGKIVVCDRGVVDRTAKSMTVAQAGGVGMVLVNLTPNSLDVDLHSVPTVHLDDPAIKDAVGADAALTASLVATDTTGLDPPPVPQIAGFSSRGPTLAANGDLLKPDIAAPGVGVLAAVSPAGHDGGQNFGFLSGTSMAAPHIAGFGALLLGKYPLWSAATVKSAMMTTAYDLVDAEGTPVHDVFAQGAGQIDPARIAMPGLVYDAGPSDWLGFLQGQGYQLGVAPVAAKDVNLPSIALGGLTGTETVTRTVTALTAGSYRAEVDVSGITAEVTPDVLTLAEGEKATFTVQFTNSGAALDAFVGGSLTWSSDAATVRSPVAVRSVTAVAPAVVNASSAGGSGSIVIPVTSGSPEPIDVTVKGLAKANSTAISLVPGPYTGVKDAANDVQIVNVPAGSSLARFAVTSANPAADFDLYVVSPAGLLYPGATPAANEAVSIPDPVAGDWKVTTNLFASPGGAATAASVEAMILAGDAGNLTVSPNPLSIENGATGELTASWTGLAAGNWVGLIKYGTGPSTQLNVSVPAP; from the coding sequence ATGACTTACCCGCCTGTCGGCTCCCGCGTTCACAGCAGGAATCCTGCCATCCGCCTCGCTGCCGTCGTCGCTTTGGGTGTTTCCCTGATGATCGGCCAGGGACTGGCGGCTCCCGCCTGGGCGGCCGCCGATCCGGTGGCGGAAGAAACGCCATCCTTGGACGCGGGCCGCTACATCGTCATGCTGAAGGACAGGCCCCTGGCGGCCTACACCGGCGGCGTCGAGGGCATTCCGGGGACCGCAGCGTCCAACGGCAGGAAGCTCGACGCGGACAGCGCTGAGTCCCGGCGCTACTCGGCACACCTGGAGTCAGAGCAGAGCAGGCTGGCCGCGGCGGAAGGCGTGGCCATCGACGACAGTTACACGCTGGCGGTGAACGGCTTCAGTGCGGAGCTGACCGCGGAGCAGGCAAACGCACTAACCAAGGACGGAATCGTCCTTGCTGTCGTTAAGGACAGCCAGTACAAAATCGACTACTCGAGCACCGAATTCCTGGGCCTGCCGGGTCCCGGGGGAGTCTGGGCCGAACAGTTTGGCGGCGACGCCAACGCGGGCAAGGGCACGGTGGTGGGCGTACTCGATACGGGCTACACGCCGGGCAATCCCTTCTTTGCCGGAGAGCAGGTGAAGCCGCTGTCCGGAGCCCCTCACGTGGGCGAACCGTACCTGTCGGCCGGAAACCAGATCACCATGCTGAAGGCGGACGGAAGCACATTCGCAGGCGTCTGTCAGGCGGGCGACCAATTCGCCGGAACAGAATGCAACAGCAAGGTCATTGGTGCCCGCTACTACGATGCAGCGTTCAAGGCCGCCGTCCCTCCGGGCCTGCGCTCGCCGAAGGAAACGTACTCGCCCGTGGACATCAACAACCACGGTTCCCATACCGCCAGCACCGCAGCGGGCAACAGCGATGTCAGCCAGGCAGTGGGCGGCAGGGACTTCGGCAAGGGATCGGGTGTTGCTCCCGCGGCGAAGCTCGCCATCTACAAGGTCTGCTGGGAGGGTGTCAGCCCGGCAACCACCGGCTGTTTCGCTTCCAGCGGCGTGGAGGCCATCGAGGATGCCATCAGGGACGGCGTCGACGTCCTGAGCTACTCCATCTCCGGCACCAACAACTCGACGGTGGACCCGGTGTCCGTCGCCTTCCTGAATGCCGCGGCGGCAGGAATCTTCGTGGCCGCGTCGGCCGGCAATTCCGGCCCGGCGGCCAGTACCGTGAACCATGCCGCTCCCTGGATGACCAGCGTGGCGGCCTCCACCCACAGCAGCAGCCTCCGCGGCGCGGTGGAGTTGTCCAGCGGCGAGAAGTTCGCCGGTGCCAGCATCATGTCCACTGAAGTCGCGAACGCGCCCATCGCGCTCGCCGCGACTCTCAAGACGGCAGACGCCGTCGATGCCAACGCAGCCCTGTGCGCGCCCGGCACCCTGGACCCGGCCAAAACCGCCGGCAAGATCGTGGTCTGCGACCGCGGTGTGGTGGACCGGACGGCCAAGAGCATGACCGTGGCCCAGGCGGGCGGCGTAGGCATGGTCCTGGTCAACCTGACGCCCAATTCACTGGACGTGGACCTGCACAGCGTTCCAACGGTCCACCTCGACGACCCCGCCATTAAGGACGCGGTGGGGGCGGACGCGGCGTTGACGGCGAGCCTCGTGGCCACGGACACTACCGGCTTGGACCCGCCACCGGTCCCGCAGATCGCAGGGTTCTCCTCCCGCGGGCCCACCCTCGCAGCCAACGGCGACCTCCTGAAACCGGACATTGCAGCTCCGGGGGTAGGCGTGCTGGCGGCTGTCTCGCCTGCCGGCCACGACGGTGGCCAGAACTTCGGGTTCCTGTCCGGAACCTCCATGGCAGCGCCGCATATTGCCGGATTCGGGGCACTGTTGCTGGGCAAGTACCCCTTGTGGTCCGCGGCGACGGTGAAATCAGCGATGATGACCACGGCCTATGATCTGGTGGATGCCGAAGGAACCCCGGTCCACGACGTCTTCGCCCAAGGCGCCGGACAGATCGATCCGGCCCGGATCGCAATGCCCGGGCTGGTGTACGACGCGGGCCCGAGCGACTGGCTGGGTTTCCTGCAGGGTCAGGGCTATCAGCTGGGCGTTGCTCCGGTGGCCGCCAAGGACGTCAACCTGCCGTCCATCGCCCTCGGCGGCCTCACCGGCACCGAAACCGTCACCAGGACGGTGACGGCGTTGACGGCCGGAAGCTACCGTGCGGAAGTCGATGTTTCCGGGATCACGGCTGAGGTGACGCCGGACGTGCTGACCCTGGCAGAAGGGGAGAAAGCCACGTTCACGGTGCAGTTCACGAACTCCGGTGCCGCGCTCGACGCCTTTGTTGGCGGCTCACTTACCTGGAGCTCGGATGCGGCCACCGTCCGCTCACCGGTTGCGGTCCGTTCGGTGACGGCGGTTGCACCGGCCGTCGTCAACGCCTCGTCCGCCGGCGGAAGCGGCAGCATCGTCATTCCGGTAACGTCCGGAAGTCCGGAGCCCATCGATGTGACCGTGAAGGGCCTTGCCAAGGCGAATTCGACGGCGATCAGCCTGGTTCCCGGGCCGTATACCGGTGTCAAGGACGCCGCGAACGACGTGCAGATCGTGAACGTGCCGGCAGGTTCTTCCCTGGCGAGGTTTGCGGTCACCTCCGCCAACCCGGCAGCGGACTTCGACCTTTACGTGGTTTCGCCTGCCGGCCTGCTCTATCCGGGGGCTACGCCTGCAGCCAACGAGGCAGTCTCCATCCCCGATCCGGTGGCGGGCGACTGGAAGGTGACCACCAACCTGTTCGCCAGCCCCGGCGGCGCAGCAACGGCAGCTTCGGTTGAAGCGATGATTCTCGCCGGCGATGCCGGTAACCTCACGGTCAGTCCCAACCCGCTCTCTATTGAAAACGGCGCCACCGGCGAGCTCACTGCCAGCTGGACCGGACTAGCGGCGGGCAACTGGGTGGGCCTGATCAAATACGGTACGGGACCGTCCACCCAACTGAACGTGTCCGTGCCGGCGCCGTGA
- a CDS encoding serine protease inhibitor, translated as MTADVDLTVRLTEAPGAPEHEFRLVVRHGVVPQAAAMKGSTLPDPAAALAAVERFGDEVFFVPRRRDMMCTQQYGGPQVAIVTGTFHGRPVHSRFSLTDGCEIARWRSLAPLFGGTPGSTGQT; from the coding sequence ATGACCGCCGACGTGGATCTGACCGTCCGGTTGACCGAGGCGCCGGGTGCCCCGGAGCACGAGTTCCGCCTTGTTGTGCGCCACGGAGTAGTGCCACAGGCCGCCGCAATGAAAGGGTCAACCCTGCCGGACCCTGCTGCGGCGCTGGCCGCCGTCGAGCGTTTCGGCGACGAAGTGTTCTTCGTGCCCCGGCGGCGGGACATGATGTGCACCCAGCAGTACGGCGGCCCGCAGGTGGCCATAGTTACGGGGACATTCCACGGCCGTCCTGTCCACAGCCGGTTCAGCCTGACCGACGGCTGTGAGATTGCGCGGTGGCGATCGCTCGCCCCGCTGTTCGGCGGCACGCCCGGATCCACCGGTCAGACCTGA
- a CDS encoding aspartate kinase, which yields MSMPTTEVKTENQPYVLPVATARTKQLIVQKFGGSSVSDADGIKRVAKRVVDAQRAGNEVVVVVSAMGDTTDELLDLAAQVTDSAPAREMDMLLSSGERISMALVAMAINKLGASAQSFTGSQAGMITDGIHGKARIIDVDPHRIRTALDKGHIAIVAGFQGMSRTTNEITTLGRGGSDTTAVALAAALDADVCEIYTDVDGIYTADPRVVPSAQKIDRISSEEMLELAASGAKILHLRCVEYARRFGVPLHVRSSFSQNEGTWVMPGADDKITTQEGVALEQPIISGVAHDRSEAKVTVVGVPDIPGKAAAIFQVIADAHSNIDMIVQNVSTHGTGRTDISFTLPIVEGADALAALRAAQPEIGFESIEYNEQIGKLSLIGAGMRSHPGVSATFFKALSDAGININMISTSEIRISVVTHADLLDDAVRAIHRAFDLDSEDEATVYGGTGR from the coding sequence ATGAGTATGCCCACTACCGAAGTGAAGACAGAGAACCAGCCCTACGTGCTGCCCGTCGCTACTGCCCGCACCAAGCAGCTCATCGTGCAGAAGTTCGGCGGCTCCTCCGTTTCCGACGCGGACGGCATCAAACGGGTCGCCAAGCGCGTCGTCGACGCCCAAAGGGCGGGAAACGAAGTGGTTGTGGTGGTCTCCGCAATGGGCGACACCACCGACGAACTGCTGGACCTCGCCGCCCAGGTCACCGACTCTGCCCCCGCGCGTGAGATGGATATGCTCCTGTCCTCGGGTGAGCGGATCTCCATGGCCCTGGTAGCCATGGCCATCAACAAGCTCGGCGCTTCAGCCCAGTCCTTCACGGGCTCCCAGGCGGGCATGATCACCGACGGCATTCACGGCAAGGCGCGCATTATCGACGTCGATCCCCACCGGATCCGCACCGCACTCGACAAGGGACACATCGCCATCGTTGCCGGCTTCCAGGGCATGAGCCGCACCACCAACGAGATCACCACCCTGGGCCGTGGCGGATCCGATACCACTGCGGTGGCCCTGGCCGCCGCCCTTGACGCCGACGTCTGCGAGATCTACACGGATGTGGACGGTATTTACACGGCGGATCCCCGCGTGGTGCCCTCCGCCCAGAAGATCGACCGCATCTCCAGCGAAGAAATGCTGGAACTGGCTGCGTCCGGCGCCAAGATCCTGCACCTGCGCTGCGTGGAATACGCGCGGCGCTTCGGCGTGCCGCTGCACGTGCGTTCATCATTCAGCCAGAACGAAGGCACCTGGGTCATGCCCGGAGCCGACGACAAGATTACGACTCAAGAGGGAGTTGCCTTGGAGCAGCCAATCATCTCCGGCGTTGCGCACGACCGTTCCGAAGCCAAGGTCACGGTTGTGGGTGTGCCCGACATTCCGGGCAAGGCCGCAGCGATCTTCCAGGTCATCGCCGACGCACACTCCAACATCGACATGATCGTGCAGAACGTTTCCACTCACGGCACGGGCCGGACGGACATCTCCTTCACGCTCCCCATCGTGGAAGGTGCGGACGCCCTCGCTGCCCTCCGTGCGGCCCAGCCCGAAATCGGCTTTGAAAGCATCGAGTACAACGAGCAGATCGGCAAGCTCTCGCTGATCGGGGCGGGCATGCGCTCGCACCCGGGCGTCTCGGCCACCTTCTTCAAGGCACTTTCCGACGCCGGCATCAACATCAACATGATCTCGACCTCCGAAATCCGCATCTCGGTCGTAACGCACGCCGACCTGCTCGATGACGCAGTCCGGGCAATCCACAGGGCCTTCGACCTGGACAGCGAAGACGAAGCAACGGTTTACGGCGGCACCGGCCGCTAA